The DNA region TAAAAGAAGTCAATGCTAAGACAATTCTGTCTAAATCAAAAGTAAGGGATTATACTATCAACGCATATATAGGCTGTGAACATGGCTGCACATATTGCTATGCACGTTTTATGAAAAGATATTCTGGTCATAAAGAGCCATGGGGCGAATTTGTTGATGTCAAGATTAATTCCCCCGAATTATTGGAACGGGAAATGAAAAGTAAGCCTGTCGGAAATGTTT from Candidatus Bathyarchaeota archaeon includes:
- a CDS encoding radical SAM protein, giving the protein MIVKEVNAKTILSKSKVRDYTINAYIGCEHGCTYCYARFMKRYSGHKEPWGEFVDVKINSPELLEREMKSKPVGNVWISGVCDPYQPIESDYMLTRKCLKILKKHQWPVTIQTKSPLVLRDIDILEGFKELEVIM